The following are from one region of the Salvia hispanica cultivar TCC Black 2014 chromosome 1, UniMelb_Shisp_WGS_1.0, whole genome shotgun sequence genome:
- the LOC125218029 gene encoding leucine-rich repeat receptor protein kinase HPCA1 isoform X1: MRRLLLFLLLALSICVAHSLTNPQDAAVLRSLKDQWGGTPRSWGRSDDPCASWEGVACNNSRVTSLGLSTMGLTGTMSGDIGGLTDLISLDLSFNPGLRGSISPRLGDLQKLTILILAGCSFSNSIPSELGHLSDLTFLALNSNNLTGEIPPSLGNLSKLYWLDLAENQLRGEIPVSSAYGPGLDQLKKAKHFHFNKNQLSGEIPSQLFNSDMSLIHVLFDGNQLDGSIPSTIGLVETLEVLRLDRNFLKGSVPPNLNNLTNMIELNLAHNMLSGALPNLTGMDTLNYVDMSNNSFKKTAAPDWFSSLPSLTTLMIEYGPLEGSVPQEVFSLPQIQQVKLRNNAFGAKLDMSGNVSQQLQLIDLENNDISSVTIGSEYKSTLLLIGNPVCAASLENTVYCQIQQSAKPYSTSLANCGSQICTSDQKLNPQSCDCAYPYEGTLYFRAPFFRDLANASLFHTLEMSLWVKLGLNPGSVSLQNAFFNVDDYLQVQLGLFPSDAKYFNRSQVQKIGFSLTNQTYKPPKEFGPYYFIAAPYVFGDEHERSHISRGMVVGVTTGCSFLVLILAGLGVYALRQKRRAEQAISLSKPFASWASSGKDSGGAPQLKGARWFSYEELKKCTGNFSDSNQIGSGGYGKVYRGVLSTGQVVAIKKAQNGSNQGGLEFKTEIELLSRVHHKNLLGLVGFCFEQGHQMLVYEFMSKGTLRESLSGRSGVYLDWKRRVRVALGSARGLAYLHDLANPPIIHRDVKSTNILLDDNLTAKVADFGLSKLVSDSSKGHVSTQVKGTLGYLDPEYYMTQQLTEKSDVYSFGVVMLELITARQPIEKGKYIVREVRVAIDKSDETHYGLRDMMDPALRNTTPPLLGFPRFVELAVQCVEESASDRPAMTEVVKALELILQSDGINTNSTSASSSATEFGSVKGARRHPYVDAFDYSGYTIQAKVEPK, translated from the exons ATGCGCCGGCTGCTCCTCTTCCTGCTCCTCGCCCTCTCCATATGCGTCGCTCATTCCCTCACCAACCCTCAAGATG CTGCGGTGCTTCGATCGCTGAAAGATCAGTGGGGCGGGACGCCGCGGAGCTGGGGAAGATCCGACGATCCTTGCGCTTCTTGGGAAGGAGTTGCGTGTAACAACTCCAGGGTCACCTCACT AGGCTTATCCACGATGGGGCTGACTGGCACTATGAGCGGCGACATTGGTGGCCTAACCGATCTCATTTCTCT GGATCTATCGTTCAACCCCGGCCTCAGAGGCTCGATCTCTCCTCGTTTGGGGGACCTGCAGAAGCTAACTATATT GATTCTGGCCGGATGCAGCTTCTCCAACAGCATTCCAAGTGAACTAGGACACCTGTCTGACCTAACGTTTCT AGCCCTGAACTCAAACAACTTAACCGGTGAGATACCGCCTTCCCTAGGCAATCTGTCTAAGCTGTATTGGCTGGATCTAGCTGAAAACCAGCTGAGAGGCGAGATCCCAGTTTCTTCGGCCTATGGTCCGGGCCTTGACCAGCTTAAAAAGGCGAAGCACTT CCATTTCAACAAGAACCAGCTCTCAGGAGAGATTCCCAGCCAATTGTTCAACTCTGATATGTCTTTGATCCATGT ACTGTTTGATGGGAATCAACTGGATGGGAGCATTCCATCCACAATAGGATTAGTGGAAACACTCGAGGTTCT TCGTCTTGATCGGAATTTCTTGAAAGGGAGCGTGCCACCGAACCTCAACAACCTCACAAACATGATAGAGTT GAATTTAGCACATAACATGTTGTCAGGAGCTCTCCCTAATCTAACTGGGATGGACACACTCAACTATGT GGACATGAGCAACAACTCCTTTAAGAAAACAGCAGCACCTGACTGGTTCTCTAGTTTGCCTTCTCTTACAACTTT GATGATTGAATATGGACCTCTGGAAGGATCTGTTCCACAAGAAGTTTTCAGTTTACCTCAGATACAGCAAGT GAAGTTGAGGAACAATGCATTTGGAGCCAAGCTAGACATGAGTGGCAACGTCAGCCAGCAGCTTCAGCTCATCGATTTGGAGAACAACGACATATCATCGGTGACAATCGGCTCCGAATACAAAAGCACATTACT GTTGATCGGAAACCCTGTGTGCGCGGCCTCGTTAGAAAACACAGTCTACTGCCAGATTCAGCAGTCTGCGAAGCCTTACTCCACAAGCCTCGCCAACTGTGGGAGCCAGATATGCACCTCTGATCAAAAGCTCAACCCACAGAGCTGCGACTGTGCTTACCCCTATGAAGGGACACTCTACTTCCGAGCACCCTTCTTCAGAGATCTGGCCAATGCAAGCTTGTTCCACACTTTGGAGATGAGCCTCTGGGTCAAACTAGGCCTAAACCCAGGCTCGGTTTCTCTACAGAATGCATTCTTCAATGTTGATGACTACCTGCAGGTGCAGCTCGGGCTCTTCCCCTCTGATGCAAAGTACTTCAACAGATCACAAGTTCAGAAGATCGGATTCTCACTCACAAATCAGACGTACAAGCCGCCTAAAGAATTTGGGCCATACTATTTCATTGCCGCACCTTATGTTTTTGGAG ACGAACACGAGAGATCTCACATCAGCAGAGGCATGGTTGTTGGTGTGACAACCGGGTGCTCCTTTCTGGTGCTGATACTAGCAGGGTTAGGCGTGTACGCTCTCAGACAGAAACGCCGTGCAGAGCAAGCTATATCATTGAGCAAACCATTTG CTTCTTGGGCCTCAAGCGGGAAAGACAGTGGAGGCGCGCCGCAGCTAAAAGGGGCAAGATGGTTCTCATATGAAGAGCTCAAGAAATGCACTGGCAACTTCTCTGATAGTAACCAGATTGGCTCAGGAGGCTACGGAAAG GTCTATAGAGGAGTTCTTTCCACTGGGCAGGTTGTGGCCATTAAAAAGGCTCAAAATGGCTCTAACCAAGGCGGGCTCGAATTCAAAACTGAGATAGAGCTGCTTTCGAGAGTCCATCACAAGAACCTGCTAGGTCTTGTGGGATTCTGCTTTGAACAAGGGCACCAAATGCTAGTGTATGAGTTCATGTCAAAAGGAACACTCAGGGAAAGTTTATCAG GTAGGAGTGGAGTGTACCTTGACTGGAAGAGACGCGTACGGGTCGCTCTCGGATCAGCTAGAGGGCTAGCTTACCTGCATGATCTAGCCAACCCACCCATAATCCACAGGGATGTCAAGTCTACCAACATCTTGCTGGATGACAATCTCACAGCCAAGGTTGCGGATTTCGGCCTGTCTAAACTCGTCTCAGACAGCTCGAAAGGGCACGTTTCGACTCAAGTGAAAGGCACTCTG GGGTACCTCGATCCTGAATACTACATGACACAACAGCTGACAGAGAAGAGCGACGTCTACAGCTTTGGAGTAGTGATGCTAGAACTCATCACCGCAAGGCAGCCTATTGAGAAGGGAAAGTACATTGTGAGAGAGGTGAGAGTAGCCATAGATAAGAGTGATGAGACACACTATGGACTAAGGGACATGATGGATCCTGCCCTGAGAAACACAACACCGCCCCTCCTTGGGTTCCCTAGGTTCGTGGAACTGGCAGTGCAGTGCGTCGAGGAGTCAGCCTCGGACCGGCCAGCGATGACCGAGGTGGTCAAGGCCTTGGAGTTGATACTGCAGAGTGATGGGATCAACACAAACTCAACATCAGCTTCTTCATCCGCAACAGAATTTGGGAGTGTGAAAGGTGCACGTAGGCACCCTTATGTTGATGCTTTTGATTACAGTGGTTACACAATTCAAGCCAAAGTTGAGCCTAAGTGA
- the LOC125218174 gene encoding V-type proton ATPase subunit H-like yields the protein MPTDQGDLTTEQVLRRDIPWETYMTTKLISGTGLQLLRRYDKKPESYKAQLLDDDGPAYIRVFVSILRDISKEETLEYILALFDEMLSANPKRARLFHDKSLSEENTYEPFLRLLWKGSWFTQEKSCKILSLIVSGRSKSQGESISQKDVTAVDDVLKGLVEWLCAQLKKPSHSSRGIPTAINCLATLLKEPLVRSSFVQADGVKFLIPLIIPASSQQSIQLLYETCLCVWLLSFYEPAVECLATSRCLPRLIDVVKGTTKEKVVRVVILTLKNLINKGTFAAEMVDLEVPHLLQNLKAQAWSDEDLLEAMNQLEEGLRINIKRLSSYEKYYQEVILGRLDWAPMHKDPIFWKENITHFEEHDFKVLRILLTILDTSSDPRTLAVACYDLSQFIQYHPAGRIIVTDLKAKDRVMKLMNHQSTEVTKNALLCIQRLFLGAKYASFLQA from the exons ATGCCGACGGATCAAGGCGACCTCACCACCGAGCAG GTTTTGAGGAGGGATATTCCATGGGAGACTTACATGACTACTAAGCTGATATCAGGGACTGGACTTCAGCTGCTGCGGCGTTACGATAAGAAACCTGAGAGTTACAAGGCTCAGTTGCTTGATGAT GATGGTCCAGCTTACATCCGTGTTTTCGTTAGCATTTTGCGTGACATATCCAAGGAAGAAACTTTAGAGTATATTTTGGCTCTGTTTGATGAAATGCTTTCGG CTAACCCCAAAAGAGCAAGGTTATTTCATGATAAATCTCTGTCTGAGGAGAACACCTATGAACCTTTCCTAAG ATTGCTCTGGAAAGGCAGTTGGTTTACTCAGGAAAAAAGCTGTAAGATACTGTCTCTGATAGTAAG TGGCAGGTCAAAATCTCAGGGGGAGTCCATATCACAGAAAGACGTCACTGCtgttgatgatgttttgaaGGGACTGGTGGAGTGGTTGTGTGCACAG TTGAAGAAGCCATCTCATTCTAGCCGTGGCATCCCCACAGCTATTAACTGCCTTGCAACTTTGCTGAAAGAACCTCTAGTGCGGTCTTCATTTGTTCAAGCAGATGGAGTGAAGTTTCTCATTCCTCTAATTATTCCAGCTTCCAGTCAACAATCTATCCAG CTCCTATATGAAACCTGCCTTTGCGTATGGCTCCTCTCGTTCTATGAGCCTGCAGTTGAGTGCTTGGCCACTTCTAGGTGCTTGCCACGGTTAATTGATGTTGTTAAAGGGACCACCAAGGAAAAA GTTGTAAGGGTAGTCATCCTAACCCTTAAGAATTTAATAAACAAAGGAACATTTGCTGCTGAGATGGTGGACCTGGAAGTTCCACATCTGCTCCAGAATCTAAAAGCTCAAGCATGGAGTGACGAG GATCTACTGGAGGCCATGAATCAGCTGGAAGAAGGATTGAGAATTAACATCAAGAGGCTAAGCTCTTATGAGAAATATTATCAGGAAGTTATCCTCGGACGTCTTGATTGGGCTCCTATGCATAAAGATCCTATTTTCTGGAAGGAGAACATTACACACTTTGAAGAACATGATTTCAAg GTACTTAGGATCCTGTTGACAATTTTGGACACATCATCTGATCCTAGAACACTCGCTGTTGCTTGCTACGATCTGTCTCAGTTCATTCAGTACCATCCTGCTGGGCGTATTATTGTGACAGACCTGAAAGCAAAGGATCGTGTGATGAAGCTGATGAACCACCAAAGCACAGAGGTCACCAAAAATGCCCTACTCTGCATCCAAAGGTTATTCCTTGGTGCCAAATATGCAAGCTTTTTGCAGGCTTGA
- the LOC125218029 gene encoding leucine-rich repeat receptor protein kinase HPCA1 isoform X2 produces the protein MGLTGTMSGDIGGLTDLISLDLSFNPGLRGSISPRLGDLQKLTILILAGCSFSNSIPSELGHLSDLTFLALNSNNLTGEIPPSLGNLSKLYWLDLAENQLRGEIPVSSAYGPGLDQLKKAKHFHFNKNQLSGEIPSQLFNSDMSLIHVLFDGNQLDGSIPSTIGLVETLEVLRLDRNFLKGSVPPNLNNLTNMIELNLAHNMLSGALPNLTGMDTLNYVDMSNNSFKKTAAPDWFSSLPSLTTLMIEYGPLEGSVPQEVFSLPQIQQVKLRNNAFGAKLDMSGNVSQQLQLIDLENNDISSVTIGSEYKSTLLLIGNPVCAASLENTVYCQIQQSAKPYSTSLANCGSQICTSDQKLNPQSCDCAYPYEGTLYFRAPFFRDLANASLFHTLEMSLWVKLGLNPGSVSLQNAFFNVDDYLQVQLGLFPSDAKYFNRSQVQKIGFSLTNQTYKPPKEFGPYYFIAAPYVFGDEHERSHISRGMVVGVTTGCSFLVLILAGLGVYALRQKRRAEQAISLSKPFASWASSGKDSGGAPQLKGARWFSYEELKKCTGNFSDSNQIGSGGYGKVYRGVLSTGQVVAIKKAQNGSNQGGLEFKTEIELLSRVHHKNLLGLVGFCFEQGHQMLVYEFMSKGTLRESLSGRSGVYLDWKRRVRVALGSARGLAYLHDLANPPIIHRDVKSTNILLDDNLTAKVADFGLSKLVSDSSKGHVSTQVKGTLGYLDPEYYMTQQLTEKSDVYSFGVVMLELITARQPIEKGKYIVREVRVAIDKSDETHYGLRDMMDPALRNTTPPLLGFPRFVELAVQCVEESASDRPAMTEVVKALELILQSDGINTNSTSASSSATEFGSVKGARRHPYVDAFDYSGYTIQAKVEPK, from the exons ATGGGGCTGACTGGCACTATGAGCGGCGACATTGGTGGCCTAACCGATCTCATTTCTCT GGATCTATCGTTCAACCCCGGCCTCAGAGGCTCGATCTCTCCTCGTTTGGGGGACCTGCAGAAGCTAACTATATT GATTCTGGCCGGATGCAGCTTCTCCAACAGCATTCCAAGTGAACTAGGACACCTGTCTGACCTAACGTTTCT AGCCCTGAACTCAAACAACTTAACCGGTGAGATACCGCCTTCCCTAGGCAATCTGTCTAAGCTGTATTGGCTGGATCTAGCTGAAAACCAGCTGAGAGGCGAGATCCCAGTTTCTTCGGCCTATGGTCCGGGCCTTGACCAGCTTAAAAAGGCGAAGCACTT CCATTTCAACAAGAACCAGCTCTCAGGAGAGATTCCCAGCCAATTGTTCAACTCTGATATGTCTTTGATCCATGT ACTGTTTGATGGGAATCAACTGGATGGGAGCATTCCATCCACAATAGGATTAGTGGAAACACTCGAGGTTCT TCGTCTTGATCGGAATTTCTTGAAAGGGAGCGTGCCACCGAACCTCAACAACCTCACAAACATGATAGAGTT GAATTTAGCACATAACATGTTGTCAGGAGCTCTCCCTAATCTAACTGGGATGGACACACTCAACTATGT GGACATGAGCAACAACTCCTTTAAGAAAACAGCAGCACCTGACTGGTTCTCTAGTTTGCCTTCTCTTACAACTTT GATGATTGAATATGGACCTCTGGAAGGATCTGTTCCACAAGAAGTTTTCAGTTTACCTCAGATACAGCAAGT GAAGTTGAGGAACAATGCATTTGGAGCCAAGCTAGACATGAGTGGCAACGTCAGCCAGCAGCTTCAGCTCATCGATTTGGAGAACAACGACATATCATCGGTGACAATCGGCTCCGAATACAAAAGCACATTACT GTTGATCGGAAACCCTGTGTGCGCGGCCTCGTTAGAAAACACAGTCTACTGCCAGATTCAGCAGTCTGCGAAGCCTTACTCCACAAGCCTCGCCAACTGTGGGAGCCAGATATGCACCTCTGATCAAAAGCTCAACCCACAGAGCTGCGACTGTGCTTACCCCTATGAAGGGACACTCTACTTCCGAGCACCCTTCTTCAGAGATCTGGCCAATGCAAGCTTGTTCCACACTTTGGAGATGAGCCTCTGGGTCAAACTAGGCCTAAACCCAGGCTCGGTTTCTCTACAGAATGCATTCTTCAATGTTGATGACTACCTGCAGGTGCAGCTCGGGCTCTTCCCCTCTGATGCAAAGTACTTCAACAGATCACAAGTTCAGAAGATCGGATTCTCACTCACAAATCAGACGTACAAGCCGCCTAAAGAATTTGGGCCATACTATTTCATTGCCGCACCTTATGTTTTTGGAG ACGAACACGAGAGATCTCACATCAGCAGAGGCATGGTTGTTGGTGTGACAACCGGGTGCTCCTTTCTGGTGCTGATACTAGCAGGGTTAGGCGTGTACGCTCTCAGACAGAAACGCCGTGCAGAGCAAGCTATATCATTGAGCAAACCATTTG CTTCTTGGGCCTCAAGCGGGAAAGACAGTGGAGGCGCGCCGCAGCTAAAAGGGGCAAGATGGTTCTCATATGAAGAGCTCAAGAAATGCACTGGCAACTTCTCTGATAGTAACCAGATTGGCTCAGGAGGCTACGGAAAG GTCTATAGAGGAGTTCTTTCCACTGGGCAGGTTGTGGCCATTAAAAAGGCTCAAAATGGCTCTAACCAAGGCGGGCTCGAATTCAAAACTGAGATAGAGCTGCTTTCGAGAGTCCATCACAAGAACCTGCTAGGTCTTGTGGGATTCTGCTTTGAACAAGGGCACCAAATGCTAGTGTATGAGTTCATGTCAAAAGGAACACTCAGGGAAAGTTTATCAG GTAGGAGTGGAGTGTACCTTGACTGGAAGAGACGCGTACGGGTCGCTCTCGGATCAGCTAGAGGGCTAGCTTACCTGCATGATCTAGCCAACCCACCCATAATCCACAGGGATGTCAAGTCTACCAACATCTTGCTGGATGACAATCTCACAGCCAAGGTTGCGGATTTCGGCCTGTCTAAACTCGTCTCAGACAGCTCGAAAGGGCACGTTTCGACTCAAGTGAAAGGCACTCTG GGGTACCTCGATCCTGAATACTACATGACACAACAGCTGACAGAGAAGAGCGACGTCTACAGCTTTGGAGTAGTGATGCTAGAACTCATCACCGCAAGGCAGCCTATTGAGAAGGGAAAGTACATTGTGAGAGAGGTGAGAGTAGCCATAGATAAGAGTGATGAGACACACTATGGACTAAGGGACATGATGGATCCTGCCCTGAGAAACACAACACCGCCCCTCCTTGGGTTCCCTAGGTTCGTGGAACTGGCAGTGCAGTGCGTCGAGGAGTCAGCCTCGGACCGGCCAGCGATGACCGAGGTGGTCAAGGCCTTGGAGTTGATACTGCAGAGTGATGGGATCAACACAAACTCAACATCAGCTTCTTCATCCGCAACAGAATTTGGGAGTGTGAAAGGTGCACGTAGGCACCCTTATGTTGATGCTTTTGATTACAGTGGTTACACAATTCAAGCCAAAGTTGAGCCTAAGTGA
- the LOC125218415 gene encoding 2-alkenal reductase (NADP(+)-dependent) yields MDENLRETVGNKQILFKGYIEGAPKESDMELKLGNEIKLEAPKGSGAFLVKNLYLSCDPYMRGRMRDFHGSYIPPFVPGSVVEGFGVSKVIDSDNPNFKPGDIVSCFTGWEEYTLLRNTEQLRKVQPDDIPLSYHIGLLGMPGFTAYAGFYEVCAPKRGERVFVSAASGAVGQLVGQLAKLHGCYVVGSAGSNQKVDLLKNKLGFDEAFNYKQEPDLDAALKKYFPEGIDIYFENVGGAMLDAVLVNMRVHGRIAVCGMVSQAGIGASDQQGIRNLFSLVSKRVIMQGFLQSDYLHLFPRFVEQVGNLYKEGKITYLEDMNHGLESAPAAFAALFTGKNVGKQVVCVART; encoded by the exons ATGGATGAAAATCTGCGGGAAACAGTGGGAAACAAGCAGATTTTGTTTAAGGGATATATAGAAGGAGCTCCAAAGGAATCAGACATGGAGTTAAAATTGGGTAACGAGATCAAGCTAGAAGCTCCAAAAGGGAGTGGTGCATTCTTGGTCAAGAATCTTTATCTCTCTTGTGATCCCTATATGCGTGGCCGAATGCGAGATTTTCATGGATCCTATATCCCTCCTTTCGTCCCGGGTTCG GTGGTTGAAGGATTTGGAGTGTCAAAAGTGATTGACTCTGATAACCCGAACTTCAAGCCGGGAGACATAGTTTCGTGTTTCACCGGATGGGAGGAGTACACCTTGCTTCGCAACACGGAGCAGTTGAGGAAAGTTCAACCAGACGACATACCTCTTTCGTATCACATAGGCCTCCTAG GCATGCCGGGTTTCACGGCTTATGCTGGATTCTACGAGGTTTGTGCCCCAAAGAGGGGCGAGCGAGTGTTTGTGTCCGCTGCCTCAGGAGCTGTCGGGCAGCTCGTTGGCCAGCTCGCTAAGTTGCACGGATGCTACGTTGTTGGAAGTGCTGGGAGTAACCAGAAA GTTGATCTTCTCAAGAACAAGCTTGGATTTGATGAAGCTTTCAACTATAAACAAGAACCAGATCTTGATGCAGCTCTCAAAaa ATATTTCCCGGAAGGCATCGACATATACTTTGAGAACGTCGGGGGAGCCATGCTCGATGCGGTGCTGGTGAACATGAGGGTTCACGGGAGAATAGCAGTCTGCGGGATGGTGTCCCAGGCAGGGATTGGGGCGTCTGATCAACAAGGGATTCGAAACCTCTTCAGCCTCGTCTCAAAACGCGTAATAATGCAGGGATTTCTGCAGTCCGATTACTTACATTTGTTTCCGAGGTTTGTCGAACAAGTTGGGAATCTGTACAAAGAGGGGAAGATAACATACTTGGAAGATATGAATCATGGATTGGAGAGTGCCCCTGCTGCCTTTGCTGCCCTCTTTACCGGTAAAAATGTCGGTAAGCAAGTTGTCTGTGTAGCTCGGACATAA